One stretch of Miscanthus floridulus cultivar M001 chromosome 18, ASM1932011v1, whole genome shotgun sequence DNA includes these proteins:
- the LOC136521530 gene encoding myb-related protein Zm38-like, with translation MGRSPCCDQDAGVKKGPWTPEEDKLLVDYINENGHGSWRRLPKLAGLNRCGKSCRLRWTNYLRPDIKRGRFTDDEEKLIIHLHSLLGNKWSSIATKLPGRTDNEIKNYWNTHLRKKLLGMGIDPVTHQRRTDLNLLAAGGFTNLLAAANLAAAADGHGHGGGGPLAAAAAAHASWDINALRLQADAAKYQLLEGLVRVLTAPAAPTVDLMTLLASANGGAASGGHQLLAGGVDQQSTTTASRVVQQYDGMLSLPALTSVPAVTQGMSSSMSSAYSLSGLLNGFGGGAGTMAALTGDGLSSTELGHSGATTGSNITAAAMPPPLAPAAEGCNAGNGVGTSSTPSPCEETPASSPFDGLDSLTLDFDPNSDSWRELLEQTSWLNNPNDQL, from the exons ATGGGGAGGTCACCGTGCTGCGACCAGGACGCGGGGGTGAAGAAGGGCCCGTGGACGCCAGAGGAGGACAAGCTGCTCGTCGACTACATAAATGAGAACGGGCACGGCAGCTGGCGCCGCCTGCCCAAGCTCGCCGGCCTCAACCGCTGCGGCAAGAGCTGCCGTCTCCGCTGGACCAACTACCTCCGCCCGGACATCAAGCGCGGGCGGTTCACCGACGACGAGGAGAAGCTCATCATCCACCTCCACTCCCTCCTCGGCAACAAGTGGTCCTCCATCGCCACCAAGCTGCCCGGCCGCACCGACAACGAGATCAAGAACTACTGGAACACGCACCTGCGCAAGAAGCTGCTGGGCATGGGGATCGACCCCGTCACGCACCAGCGGCGCACCGACCTCAACCTCCTCGCCGCCGGCGGCTTCACcaacctcctcgccgccgccaacctcgccgccgccgctgatggTCACGGTCACGGTGGTGGCGGTccactcgccgccgccgccgccgcgcatgcTAGCTGGGACATCAACGCGCTCAGGCTCCAGGCCGACGCCGCCAAGTACCAGCTCCTCGAGGGCCTCGTCCGCGTGCTCACCGCCCCCGCCGCGCCCACCGTCGACCTCATGACCCTCCTCGCCTCCGCCAATGGAGGGGCGGCCAGCGGTGGCCACCAGCTGCTCGCCGGCGGCGTCGACCAGCAGAGCACCACCACCGCCAGCAGGGTCGTCCAGCAGTATGACGGCATGCTCAGCCTTCCGGCGTTGACCAGCGTGCCGGCGGTGACGCAGGGCATGTCGTCGTCCATGTCCTCCGCCTACTCCCTCTCCGGGCTCCTCAACGGCTTCGGCGGCGGTGCCGGGACGATGGCCGCTCTCACCGGGGACGGGCTCAGCTCCACGGAGCTCGGCCACAGCGGGGCCACCACCGGGAGCAACATCACTGCTGCCGCGATGCCGCCACCTTTGGCACCGGCAGCCGAGGGGTGTAATGCCGGCAACGGCGTCGGcacgtcgtcgaccccatcaccGTGCGAGGAGACGCCGGCGTCGAGCCCGTTCGACGGCCTGGACAGCCTCACCTTGGATTTTGACCCCAACAGCGACAGTTGGAGAGAATTGCTAGA GCAAACGTCATGGTTGAACAACCCCAATGATCAGCTGTGA